The bacterium (Candidatus Blackallbacteria) CG13_big_fil_rev_8_21_14_2_50_49_14 genomic sequence CAAAAGATAGAAAAAAGCGAGTGAAAGCGCAATCGCAACACGGGCCATGCCGGGGACGGTGGCAGATCCCAAATAAGGGGTCTGAAGGGTCAGAGCCAGGGTGCGCGCCACCACCAACATGAAGATCGGAACATGTTTCTCTAGCGCAAAGACAATAATTTCCATGGCCCTAGCGGGTCAGGTAAGAAGGTAGGTTGATCAACAAATGCGTCAGAAACTGTTTTGCTGTACTCATATGCCAGGGGCTGATCAAAATCAGCATACTAAAAACACAGATGGTTTTTGGCACAAAGCTGAGTGTTTGTTCCTGGATCTGGGTAACCGCCTGAAGAATACTTACCGTTAAACCCACCAACATAGCGGTTAAAATCAAAGGCAAAGACATCAAAACAATCATCATGATCGCCTGGGTGCCTAAGGTCAGAATTAAACTCTGGGACATATGCTTTTCCCTCTCATATTCGGAAGCTCATGACAATGGCCTGAAGGATCAGGAACCAGCCATCAGCCAGGGTGAAAACCAGAATCTTAAAGGGTAGAGAAATCGTAACAGGAGAAAGCATCATCATCCCCAAGGCCAGCAAAGTATTCGCAACCACCAAGTCAATGACCAGGAAGGGCAAAAACAAGACAAACCCCATTTTAAATCCGGTGGTCAGTTCACTGACCATAAAGGCGGGAATGACCACATGCAAGGGCACATCGGAAGGACGCTGGGGCTTGGGTTGATTGACCAGGCGAATAAAGAAACCCAATTCCTGTTTACTGGTATGTTTGAGCATAAAGGTCTTGATCGGTGTCAAGCCTCTTTCAACGGCAATCGATTGGGTAATCTTATTGTCAAGATAGGGAACAATTGCGTCGTTGTTGATTTTATCCCAAACGGGGGCCATGGTATAGAGCGTCAGGAAAAGGGCAATACCTACCACCACCTGGTTGGGAGGATTGGTTTGGGTACCCATCGCTGTACGCAGAAAACTGAGCACAATCAAAGTACGCACAAAGGAGGTGGTCATAATAAACATAAAGGGCAAGACGGTTAACAAAGCCATGAAGACAATCAATTGCAGGGGGGTTCCCAATTCTTCAAGGCTCATCGGCTTGCGCATATCCACCGTATCCAAAAGGTTGGTTGGATTGGCCGGTGCCACAGGAGAGGTCGGCAAGGGCCCCGATTGCGCCAAAGCCGGTAAAGTATAAAACAGGAGGATCAAGGCCAGTACAGCAAATGAAGCTGAGGCCAGATACTTAATCAGTTGTGTTTTTTTCATGATCATCCATGTATTCCGCAAAGGCTTTAACCTGATTTTCACCAGAATCTTCGCCTGTATAATAAGGGGGCTTCACCGGCCCCAAACTGGTAATTGAAGATTCCGTCGTTCCAATTAACCAGTATTGATTCTCAAAAACCTGCACCAAATACAGGTTTTTACGTCCTTCCAGCACGCTGCGTTCTAAAACGCGGATTTGCTGACCAGCGGGTGTTCCACCTTTCACCAATTGAAAGAGGGGAAAACCCGGCAAGTTTGCACCTTTTCGGGTTTTCAGTTTCACAAGAATATAGGCTAGGATTCCCATCAAAATGATGAGAAAAACCATATTTTTCAAATAGCCTACGTAGTCAAACTGAAAGGGTTCCCCCATGAAACTTTAAAAGCGGTTAATAGCCGCCCTCATCAAATCCTTCCATTGCACCTGCATCACTGCCAGATTCAGAAGCTTTCGGCTTATGTACCTGCGTGATTTTAACACCGAAATTATTGCCAATGACAACAACTTCGCCCTTCGCAATCAAACGTCCGTTCACGAGCAGGTCAACAGGTTCGCCTGCCAAACGCTCAAGTTTGATTACAGAAGAATCTTCAAGTTGCAAGACTTCTTTCAGGGGAAGATGGGTTCTACCCAACTCCACCGTCACGTCCATCTTGACATCTTTTACCAGTTCAAGATTACCCAATACCCCAGTAACGGCAGAGGTGGGCAGATCCCGGACCAGGGGAGCAAACTTAACGGGACTTACCGTCATTTTGCGCGATGGTTTGTTTTGCGCTTTCATTTCTGCCACGGATTGAAATGCCTCCTCAAATTAAACAGTCAGATTATGCAGTTGATTGCCATTGCCACTATTAAAATAGGTTGTGGAAACCTTTACGGCCAGGTTACTGTCAGAAACAATCAGCTTACCTTTGCCTTTACGTGAGCCATTGAAAAGAATATCTATCTCTTCATTGGCCGGTTTATTCAGAAGGACAAGTGTGCCTTCTTTCAGATTCAGCCACTCTACCAGATCCAGGGTCGCCTGTCCAAGTTCAGCACTGATCTCGACAGGAACATTGCCCAACTCTCCGAAGGATTCATCCAAAGCAGAGGAGAGCAGCTTTTTATCCACAGCGTGGCGGCTGGCATGAGGAGCAAGCAGTTCACGAGAGTCAATCCCGAAGACACTTTCAAACTCACGACCAAACTCATCAATAATTTCAGCAGCAAGATTGTCTTCATCCATCGACAACTCTTCCATCAGGCGACTGGTTTCCAGTTCGGTTTCCAGGGCATCCTGCATACCGCCACCATCGAAACTGATAATCGCGGGATTCGCAAAGGAGCCAGGAGCCTGATCAGAGGAAATCACATGGCCTTGAGGCTCATGACGATAGTGAGTCCGAATCAGTTCATCACTGATAGACATGCCCTGAGGAGACATTTTACCCACCACGATCATTACGAAGGGAATCATCAGTCCCCCCAGGCTGACCGCATGGGTGAAAGAGAGGTCAGGTGAATAGGCCAGACCCAAGGTAGACAATAAGGGCGATACGGCTGGGTTCATGGCTTCTTTGCCAAAGAGCAGGCTCAAGGGCACCACAATCAGAACACCCAGCACGAAACCAAGGGTTGCACCAAAGGATGCGCCCATGGCAACGCGGGCCACAATATTCAGAACATTCATAATCGGGGCTGCTTCAGGTTCATCAATACGGGTCACCTTGGCAGTATCCACATGAATGGTTTCAACATATTTGCTTGAAAACGGGGTTTCAAATTTCCGCATCAGACCAAAGATCGCTCCGGCAATGGCCAATACAAAGGCATAACCAAAG encodes the following:
- the fliQ gene encoding flagellar biosynthetic protein FliQ; the encoded protein is MSQSLILTLGTQAIMMIVLMSLPLILTAMLVGLTVSILQAVTQIQEQTLSFVPKTICVFSMLILISPWHMSTAKQFLTHLLINLPSYLTR
- the fliP gene encoding flagellar biosynthetic protein FliP, which encodes MKKTQLIKYLASASFAVLALILLFYTLPALAQSGPLPTSPVAPANPTNLLDTVDMRKPMSLEELGTPLQLIVFMALLTVLPFMFIMTTSFVRTLIVLSFLRTAMGTQTNPPNQVVVGIALFLTLYTMAPVWDKINNDAIVPYLDNKITQSIAVERGLTPIKTFMLKHTSKQELGFFIRLVNQPKPQRPSDVPLHVVIPAFMVSELTTGFKMGFVLFLPFLVIDLVVANTLLALGMMMLSPVTISLPFKILVFTLADGWFLILQAIVMSFRI
- the fliN gene encoding flagellar motor switch protein FliN, with product MKAQNKPSRKMTVSPVKFAPLVRDLPTSAVTGVLGNLELVKDVKMDVTVELGRTHLPLKEVLQLEDSSVIKLERLAGEPVDLLVNGRLIAKGEVVVIGNNFGVKITQVHKPKASESGSDAGAMEGFDEGGY